One genomic window of Malaciobacter molluscorum LMG 25693 includes the following:
- the murJ gene encoding murein biosynthesis integral membrane protein MurJ has protein sequence MLIKSIFTNSSGILFSRVLGFIRDLLTASILGANIYSDIFFVAFKLPNLFRRIFAEGAFTQAFIPAYAKAKFKIRFSSIIFLQLIGFLLVLSLFVTFFSSLITKAIALGFDEKTIKLAAPLVAINFYYLPLIFIVTFMAALLQYKNHFATTAFSTALLNLALIAALLISKDLDKYEITYYLSYGVLVGGLLQVYVHYIAIKKKNLLKIFTFKKHTKKEENRFYKSFLGATIGSSTAHISAFLDTWLASFLVSGSISYLYYANRVFQLPLALFAIATSTALFPMIAKAIKNKDEKRALFLLKKSTTILFCLLFLATLVGIIFNDFIIWLLFERGAFTSTDTQNTALILTMYLIGLVPFGIAKIFSLWLYSHEKQFITAKISMKALAFNIIFSLALILPYKAAGLALASTLSGFILFYLTIKEFGINKFFNLFKN, from the coding sequence TTTAGGTGCAAATATATATAGTGATATATTTTTTGTAGCATTTAAACTTCCCAATCTTTTTAGACGTATTTTTGCTGAAGGTGCATTTACACAAGCTTTTATTCCAGCATATGCAAAAGCAAAATTTAAAATTAGATTTTCTTCGATTATTTTTTTACAACTAATAGGTTTTTTATTAGTTTTATCTCTTTTTGTTACTTTTTTTTCAAGCTTAATTACTAAAGCAATAGCTTTAGGATTTGATGAAAAAACAATAAAACTTGCAGCCCCTTTAGTTGCAATAAATTTTTACTATTTGCCTTTGATTTTTATAGTTACTTTTATGGCAGCTTTATTACAATATAAAAATCACTTTGCTACAACAGCTTTCTCTACTGCACTTTTAAATTTAGCTTTAATTGCTGCATTATTAATATCTAAAGATTTAGATAAATATGAGATTACTTATTATCTATCTTATGGTGTTTTAGTTGGTGGATTATTACAAGTTTATGTTCATTATATAGCAATAAAAAAGAAAAATTTATTAAAAATATTTACTTTTAAAAAACATACAAAAAAAGAAGAAAATAGATTTTATAAAAGTTTTTTGGGTGCTACAATTGGAAGTTCAACAGCACATATCTCTGCATTTTTAGATACATGGCTTGCTTCTTTTTTAGTAAGTGGATCTATTTCATATTTATATTATGCAAATAGAGTATTTCAACTTCCTTTAGCTTTATTTGCTATTGCCACATCAACTGCACTATTCCCAATGATTGCAAAAGCTATTAAAAATAAAGATGAAAAAAGAGCTTTATTTTTATTAAAAAAATCAACTACTATTCTATTTTGCTTACTTTTTTTAGCAACCTTAGTAGGTATTATTTTTAACGATTTTATCATTTGGCTTTTATTTGAAAGAGGTGCATTTACTTCAACTGATACACAAAATACTGCACTAATTTTAACTATGTATTTAATTGGTCTTGTTCCTTTTGGAATAGCTAAAATTTTTTCATTGTGGTTATATTCACATGAAAAACAATTTATTACAGCTAAAATTTCGATGAAAGCTTTAGCTTTTAATATAATCTTTTCATTAGCACTTATTTTACCTTATAAAGCAGCAGGACTTGCACTAGCAAGTACATTGAGTGGATTTATATTATTTTATTTGACTATTAAAGAATTTGGTATAAATAAATTCTTCAATCTTTTTAAAAACTAA